A single genomic interval of Candidatus Bipolaricaulis anaerobius harbors:
- the miaA gene encoding tRNA (adenosine(37)-N6)-dimethylallyltransferase MiaA yields MTVLLLVGPTAAGKSEVAVAVAEAVGGEIISADARAIYRGLEIGTDRPPREVLARVPHHLVGTLDPWEHYDAARFRADCERLVAEIQGRDHRAIIVGGSTLYVRALTRGLSPGPAADPELRAELAQRPTAELREELARVDPASAARIHPADRVRLVRAVEVHRLTGRPLTAAWGSEKAFPWPLVPVGLTVERSELGRRIEARVARMLAEGLIEEARRLWNLDLPSDAPAVRTIGYRELFPYFAGEYDLDEARRRIVRNTKAYARRQLAFFRAEPRVHWLDVTGRPAPEVATEVIAHWQAAESGLE; encoded by the coding sequence ATGACGGTCCTCCTCCTCGTTGGGCCCACCGCGGCGGGGAAGTCGGAGGTCGCGGTGGCGGTGGCGGAGGCGGTGGGAGGGGAGATCATCTCCGCCGATGCCCGGGCCATCTACCGGGGCTTGGAGATCGGGACGGACCGGCCTCCCCGAGAGGTCCTCGCTCGGGTCCCACACCACCTCGTCGGCACCCTCGACCCCTGGGAGCACTACGATGCGGCCCGGTTCCGTGCGGACTGCGAACGGCTTGTCGCCGAGATCCAGGGCCGCGACCACCGGGCGATCATCGTCGGCGGGAGCACGCTCTACGTGCGGGCCCTCACCCGCGGGCTCTCCCCCGGGCCGGCCGCCGACCCGGAGCTCCGGGCGGAGCTCGCCCAGCGCCCCACCGCGGAGCTCCGGGAAGAGCTTGCACGCGTGGATCCGGCGTCCGCCGCCCGGATCCACCCTGCAGATCGGGTGCGCCTCGTCCGCGCGGTGGAGGTGCATCGCCTCACCGGCCGGCCGCTTACCGCAGCGTGGGGGAGCGAGAAGGCGTTCCCGTGGCCGCTCGTCCCGGTCGGGCTCACCGTCGAGCGCTCGGAGCTCGGGCGGAGGATCGAGGCCCGTGTGGCGCGGATGCTCGCGGAAGGGCTGATCGAGGAGGCACGGCGGCTGTGGAACCTCGACCTCCCCTCGGATGCCCCGGCCGTACGCACGATCGGGTATCGGGAGCTCTTCCCCTACTTCGCCGGGGAGTACGACCTCGATGAAGCGCGGCGGCGGATCGTGCGGAACACGAAGGCCTACGCACGACGCCAGCTCGCGTTCTTCCGCGCCGAGCCGCGCGTCCACTGGCTGGACGTGACCGGCCGCCCGGCACCTGAGGTCGCAACGGAGGTCATCGCCCATTGGCAGGCTGCGGAGTCGGGCCTAGAATGA
- a CDS encoding NAD(P)H-hydrate dehydratase translates to MLKVFTAEAIRTLDRRAAEHGVAPLLLMESAGRGAAAEISAWNRGLATGRVLAVCGKGGNGGDALSATRWLGLAGADVQAVVLGTPHGPTAEQERAFRASFPDRLVAIRRAAELNVLRTRIAEADLVLDGILGIGLAQGARGLARGAIEIVVASGSPVVALDLPSGLVADCGAVPGPAVRAELTLAMGALKPCHLLPPAAGLCGEARVVDVAYPPSVWDEVSPVAHVVDASFCGSLLPRRPRFGHKGTFGKILVVAGAVGMAGAAALCAEGALRAGAGLVHVLCPEPVFPIVAALLPEALVHPGRAADGMLSPEAAAEAVRRAQEMDLVVVGPGLGRGPGPKEVVHALVASGVPLVVDADALFALAQDPSLLRAGHGEIILTPHVGEFARLAAVDPDEAMSDKIRWARGMARSSRATVVLKGPPTAVSGGGDVYLTTTGNTALAHGGSGDVLAGMIGGLWAGGATPLAAAVVGAYVHGLAAELATAGASERAALPRDVVGSLPWAFASIEPEPRRDS, encoded by the coding sequence GTGCTGAAGGTGTTCACTGCGGAAGCGATCCGAACGCTCGACCGCCGCGCCGCCGAGCACGGGGTGGCCCCGCTCCTCCTCATGGAGTCGGCCGGACGGGGGGCCGCCGCGGAGATCAGCGCCTGGAACCGTGGCCTCGCCACCGGCCGCGTCCTCGCCGTGTGCGGGAAGGGCGGAAACGGCGGCGACGCCCTGTCCGCGACGCGGTGGCTCGGGCTCGCCGGGGCCGACGTACAGGCGGTCGTCCTCGGGACCCCCCACGGTCCCACCGCTGAACAGGAACGTGCATTCCGCGCGTCGTTCCCGGACCGACTCGTTGCCATCCGCCGCGCGGCTGAACTCAACGTGCTCCGCACGAGGATTGCTGAGGCAGATCTCGTGCTGGACGGGATCCTCGGGATCGGGCTTGCCCAGGGGGCGCGCGGTCTGGCCCGGGGGGCGATCGAGATCGTCGTCGCCTCCGGCTCCCCGGTGGTGGCGCTCGACCTTCCATCGGGACTGGTCGCCGACTGCGGCGCCGTCCCCGGCCCGGCGGTGCGGGCCGAGCTCACGCTCGCCATGGGGGCGCTGAAGCCATGCCACCTCCTCCCCCCCGCGGCGGGGCTATGCGGCGAGGCGCGGGTGGTGGATGTCGCCTACCCCCCGTCGGTGTGGGATGAGGTGAGCCCCGTAGCGCACGTCGTGGACGCGTCGTTCTGTGGTTCCCTCCTCCCCCGCCGGCCGCGGTTTGGCCACAAGGGGACGTTCGGGAAGATCCTCGTGGTGGCGGGCGCGGTGGGGATGGCCGGCGCGGCCGCCCTCTGCGCCGAAGGGGCGCTCCGCGCCGGTGCGGGCCTCGTCCACGTCCTGTGTCCGGAGCCCGTGTTCCCGATCGTGGCAGCCCTCCTGCCAGAAGCGCTCGTCCACCCCGGCCGGGCCGCGGACGGGATGCTCTCCCCTGAGGCGGCCGCGGAAGCGGTGCGGCGGGCTCAGGAGATGGACCTCGTCGTGGTCGGCCCCGGCCTCGGGCGGGGTCCCGGCCCCAAGGAGGTGGTGCACGCGCTCGTTGCGTCCGGGGTCCCGCTCGTCGTCGATGCCGATGCCCTGTTCGCCCTCGCCCAGGACCCGTCGCTCCTGCGGGCGGGGCATGGGGAGATCATCCTCACCCCGCACGTCGGCGAGTTCGCCCGCCTCGCGGCCGTGGATCCGGACGAAGCCATGTCGGACAAGATCCGCTGGGCACGGGGGATGGCCAGAAGCTCGCGCGCCACGGTGGTCCTCAAGGGGCCCCCCACGGCCGTTTCCGGCGGCGGGGACGTGTACCTCACCACGACCGGGAACACGGCCCTCGCCCACGGCGGTTCAGGCGATGTCCTCGCCGGGATGATCGGGGGCCTCTGGGCGGGCGGGGCAACGCCTCTCGCCGCAGCGGTTGTGGGGGCCTACGTCCATGGCCTCGCTGCCGAGCTCGCCACCGCCGGCGCCTCGGAGCGGGCCGCCCTCCCCCGCGACGTGGTGGGGTCCCTCCCGTGGGCGTTCGCCTCAATCGAGCCCGAGCCTCGCCGGGATTCATGA
- a CDS encoding TatD family hydrolase: MNLFDTHAHLDFPPFDRDRAELLAALRVEGVAVLNVGVDLRSSEAALELARRHGHVFASSGLHPHDAKAFTPELEARLAGLLRQGAVAVGECGLDFYRDLSPHEVQIEAFRSQLRLAKRLALPVILHERAAWDPFLQLLRAERPPRGVVHGFGGDESRAQEIVGLGLHLGIGGPLTYRRNDALRQAAAAIPLERILLETDSPYLPPEPFRGQRNDPGKVRPVAERLAALRGIPVPELAEVTWESACRLFSVHPSFGPAPAGHGM, from the coding sequence ATGAACCTGTTCGACACCCACGCCCACCTCGACTTCCCCCCGTTCGATCGCGACCGCGCGGAGCTCCTCGCCGCGCTGCGGGTGGAGGGAGTAGCGGTCCTCAACGTAGGGGTGGACCTCCGGTCGTCGGAGGCGGCCCTCGAGCTCGCCCGCCGGCACGGGCACGTGTTCGCCTCCAGTGGGCTCCACCCCCATGACGCGAAGGCGTTCACCCCTGAGCTAGAGGCGCGACTGGCGGGCCTCCTCCGCCAGGGGGCGGTGGCCGTCGGCGAGTGTGGGCTCGACTTCTACCGCGACCTCTCCCCGCATGAGGTCCAGATCGAGGCGTTCCGGTCCCAGCTCCGGCTCGCCAAGCGGCTCGCCCTCCCAGTGATCCTCCACGAGCGGGCGGCGTGGGATCCGTTCCTCCAGCTGCTCCGCGCGGAGCGGCCGCCCCGCGGGGTGGTGCACGGGTTCGGCGGGGACGAATCCCGGGCCCAGGAGATCGTGGGCCTCGGGCTCCACCTCGGCATCGGGGGCCCCCTCACCTACCGCCGGAACGACGCCCTCCGCCAGGCCGCCGCGGCGATCCCTCTCGAGCGGATCCTGCTCGAGACCGACTCGCCCTACCTCCCGCCCGAGCCGTTCCGCGGCCAGCGCAACGATCCGGGGAAGGTGCGCCCGGTGGCGGAGCGGCTCGCCGCGCTGCGGGGGATCCCCGTGCCCGAACTCGCGGAGGTCACGTGGGAAAGCGCGTGCCGGCTGTTCTCCGTGCATCCCTCGTTCGGGCCAGCGCCGGCCGGTCACGGAATGTAG
- a CDS encoding UPF0758 domain-containing protein: MSDAEFLAVLIRTGTRGKSAVELAQARLEDAGPQLARWSGDDLAPPRQLVEAGKIWGSRSSSTSS, from the coding sequence TTGTCGGACGCCGAATTCCTCGCCGTCCTCATCCGCACCGGGACGAGGGGGAAGAGCGCGGTCGAGCTGGCCCAAGCGCGCCTGGAGGACGCCGGTCCGCAGCTCGCGCGGTGGAGCGGGGACGACCTCGCCCCCCCCCGCCAGCTCGTCGAGGCGGGGAAGATCTGGGGATCGAGGTCCTCGTCCACATCATCGTGA
- a CDS encoding helix-turn-helix domain-containing protein has translation MQVLNGAYPPGFNRRNNRLGHVLRGGGRGYTLKEIAEALGLQYATVSRRRERREAGPSYCEICLCAIVSG, from the coding sequence ATGCAGGTCCTCAACGGGGCCTACCCCCCGGGCTTCAACCGCCGGAACAACCGGCTGGGGCACGTCCTGCGTGGTGGAGGCCGCGGATACACCCTCAAGGAGATCGCCGAGGCCTTGGGCCTCCAGTACGCCACGGTCAGCCGTCGGCGAGAGAGGCGCGAGGCGGGGCCGTCGTACTGTGAGATCTGTCTCTGCGCTATTGTTTCGGGGTGA